A single region of the Phycisphaerae bacterium RAS1 genome encodes:
- the gapA gene encoding Glyceraldehyde-3-phosphate dehydrogenase, translating to MALRIGINGFGRIGRLVARVASRDPQVQIVGVNDLVPPDCLAYLFRYDTVHRQYPGSVKASESALIIDGKEIRCFSEKDPGALPWKAQNCDYVVESTGLFTNREGASKHLGAGAKRVLISAPAKDADIPTFVLGVNEEKFNAKDTIVSNASCTTNCLAPLAKIVHDSFGIEEALMTTVHSLTATQPTVDGPSKKDWRGGRSAGQNIIPSSTGAAKAVALCIPELKGKLTGMAFRVPTVDVSAVDLTVRTVKPTSLADIGAAVKAAAEGRMKGVMGYTDEEVVSSDFIGCTLSSIYDAGACIELNNRFFKLVSWYDNEYGYSCRVVDLLKFMAKKDGLL from the coding sequence ATGGCACTTCGCATCGGCATCAACGGGTTCGGGCGGATCGGCCGCCTGGTGGCGCGGGTGGCGTCGCGCGACCCACAGGTACAGATTGTCGGCGTCAACGACCTGGTCCCGCCCGACTGCCTCGCTTACCTGTTCAGGTATGACACGGTTCACCGCCAGTATCCTGGCAGCGTCAAGGCGTCCGAAAGCGCCCTGATCATTGACGGCAAGGAAATCCGCTGCTTCTCGGAGAAAGACCCGGGCGCCCTGCCGTGGAAGGCGCAGAATTGCGATTACGTGGTCGAATCGACCGGCCTGTTCACCAACCGCGAAGGCGCCAGCAAGCACCTGGGCGCCGGCGCCAAGCGCGTGCTGATATCGGCCCCGGCCAAGGACGCCGATATTCCGACGTTCGTGCTCGGCGTGAACGAGGAGAAGTTCAACGCCAAGGACACGATTGTCTCGAACGCGAGCTGCACGACCAACTGCCTGGCGCCGCTGGCAAAGATCGTGCACGACAGCTTCGGCATCGAAGAAGCTCTCATGACCACGGTCCACTCGCTCACCGCCACCCAGCCGACCGTCGACGGGCCCAGCAAGAAAGACTGGCGCGGCGGACGCAGCGCGGGGCAGAACATCATTCCGTCCAGCACCGGCGCGGCGAAGGCCGTGGCGCTATGTATCCCGGAACTGAAGGGCAAGCTGACCGGCATGGCGTTCCGCGTGCCGACCGTGGACGTGTCGGCGGTCGATTTGACCGTTCGCACCGTCAAGCCGACGTCGCTGGCCGATATCGGCGCTGCGGTGAAGGCCGCCGCCGAGGGACGCATGAAGGGCGTCATGGGTTACACCGATGAGGAGGTGGTCAGCTCCGACTTCATCGGCTGCACGCTGTCGAGCATTTACGACGCCGGCGCGTGCATCGAGCTGAACAACCGCTTCTTCAAGCTGGTAAGCTGGTACGACAACGAGTACGGCTATTCGTGTCGCGTGGTCGATCTGCTGAAGTTCATGGCCAAGAAGGACGGTCTGCTGTAG
- the fliC_1 gene encoding B-type flagellin — MALTVTNTNTLRLLNILNSTASAQSNALTRLSTGSRINRGADDPAGLIASRGIDTELTSVNAALSNNQRTDAILNVADSAIGQISGLLDEVSKLAQASANSAGLSADELAANQSQIDNILQSVDRIVGTTEFNGKKLLDGSQRVNSSGVDNSEISDVRIFSRDSSSSSTTVTVDVTTAATQASLASYATTSAASDTSISVQGKLGSAVIEITAGENLSSVAAKINAATAQTGVTASATAASLSLNSQTYGTSAFVRVSVISGDTTNYTNNNDSGSNAVATVNGQQAAVDGLNVNYSANGLSLTFNLTETFNQATGSSSFTVSDGGATFQLGTDASTRATIGIDSLYTQQLGSASLGYLSSLKSGGANSLLSNPSQAATIAAEASAQIAKSQGRVGGFQKFQVQSALKTLEASKEGLATARSVIADTDFAAESAELNRQNVLLQSALGLLGLANQQSSQVLSLLR, encoded by the coding sequence ATGGCATTGACAGTCACCAACACGAACACACTCCGCCTGCTGAACATCCTCAACAGCACGGCGAGTGCGCAGAGCAACGCGCTGACACGCCTGTCGACCGGGTCGCGGATCAACCGCGGCGCCGACGACCCGGCCGGCCTGATCGCCTCGCGCGGCATTGACACGGAGTTGACGAGCGTCAACGCCGCCCTGTCGAACAACCAGCGCACCGACGCGATTCTGAATGTGGCGGACAGCGCCATTGGTCAGATTTCCGGCCTGCTGGACGAAGTGTCCAAGCTGGCCCAGGCGTCAGCCAACTCGGCCGGCCTGAGCGCCGACGAGCTGGCCGCCAACCAGTCGCAGATCGACAACATTCTGCAGTCGGTCGACCGCATCGTCGGCACGACCGAGTTCAACGGCAAGAAGCTGCTGGACGGCTCGCAGCGGGTCAACAGCTCCGGCGTGGACAACTCCGAAATCTCGGACGTCCGCATCTTCAGCCGCGACAGCAGCTCGTCGAGCACGACCGTGACGGTCGACGTCACCACCGCCGCCACGCAGGCCTCGCTGGCCAGCTACGCGACGACTTCGGCGGCCAGCGACACGAGCATCTCGGTTCAGGGCAAGCTGGGCAGCGCCGTGATCGAGATCACCGCGGGCGAGAATCTCTCGTCGGTTGCGGCGAAGATCAACGCCGCCACCGCTCAGACCGGCGTCACGGCCTCGGCCACGGCGGCCAGCCTGTCGCTCAACAGCCAGACCTACGGCACCAGTGCGTTCGTCCGCGTGAGCGTGATCAGCGGCGACACCACGAACTACACGAATAACAACGACTCGGGTAGCAACGCCGTCGCCACCGTGAACGGCCAGCAGGCCGCGGTCGACGGCCTGAACGTCAACTACAGCGCCAACGGCCTGAGCCTGACCTTCAACCTGACCGAGACGTTCAACCAGGCGACCGGATCGTCGTCGTTCACCGTCAGCGACGGCGGCGCGACATTCCAGCTCGGCACGGATGCGTCCACCCGCGCCACCATCGGCATCGACAGCCTGTACACCCAGCAGCTCGGCTCCGCCTCGCTGGGCTACCTGTCGTCGCTCAAGAGCGGCGGCGCCAACAGCCTGCTCTCCAACCCGAGCCAGGCCGCGACGATCGCCGCCGAAGCCTCGGCCCAGATCGCCAAATCTCAAGGCCGGGTCGGTGGATTCCAGAAGTTCCAGGTGCAGTCGGCCCTGAAGACGCTCGAAGCGTCGAAGGAAGGTCTCGCGACCGCCCGCAGCGTCATCGCGGACACCGACTTCGCCGCCGAATCGGCCGAGTTGAACCGTCAGAACGTGCTCCTGCAGTCAGCGCTGGGCCTCTTGGGCCTGGCGAATCAGCAGAGCTCGCAGGTGCTCTCGCTGCTGCGGTAA
- a CDS encoding FG-GAP repeat protein, giving the protein MARTFLLRAASCGLMAAAAGIAAAQVVIGGISFADRAAQGDITLGVFDGGIAVINLDADGFPDVVIGDRSTRNDRLLHNEPDPDNPGQRIFVDATAGSGLNDADGLAREGDGVIVFDYDNDGDDDIFFTGVQASPLSSGLLYRNDGGTFVNVSVAAGVRIADFRAHAAAVGDYDLDGDNDLMLGGPNSVPLRLLRNNGDGTFSSAQGLIPPLGTPNALYSGLWMDYDSDGWLDFVALMNQTTSALLHNVSDGAGGRTFVNVAPDIGFTNLGSAPMGLAAGDYDGDGDFDIALSNASTGSYYRNDGGVFTRLELVTSVWGWGTNWIDVDNDGDVDLYMAGSYPFVNEDRLFRNDGGGVFADIHSALNTQPYESRFSVRVDFNNDGRDDVLVNNPGPPVHFASVYENVSSTPGHWLKVRLVGDGLRVNPEAAGAVIRLTAGGVEQVRLVADGSSTTATEDLRQHFGLGAATAVDQIEVLWPRSGPLASRTEVFEGPLAADQIITLSPQVLVGDMNCDGAVNVLDINPFVLAIGDVAAYAAAYPDCARENADIDDDGQVNVLDINAFVALLGG; this is encoded by the coding sequence ATGGCTCGAACCTTCTTATTGCGCGCGGCGTCGTGCGGCTTGATGGCGGCGGCGGCCGGAATCGCGGCGGCACAGGTCGTGATCGGCGGAATCAGCTTCGCTGATCGGGCCGCCCAAGGCGATATCACGCTGGGCGTTTTCGACGGCGGGATCGCCGTCATCAATCTCGATGCCGACGGCTTCCCCGACGTGGTCATCGGTGATCGCTCCACGCGCAACGACCGGCTGTTGCACAACGAGCCCGACCCCGACAACCCAGGGCAGCGCATCTTCGTCGACGCGACCGCCGGAAGCGGCCTGAACGACGCCGACGGCCTGGCCCGCGAAGGCGACGGCGTTATCGTTTTCGACTATGACAATGACGGCGACGACGACATTTTCTTCACCGGCGTGCAGGCCTCGCCGCTCTCCTCCGGCCTCTTGTATCGCAACGACGGCGGAACCTTCGTCAATGTCTCCGTGGCGGCGGGCGTTCGCATCGCCGACTTCCGGGCGCACGCCGCGGCCGTCGGCGATTATGACCTCGACGGCGACAACGACCTCATGCTGGGCGGTCCGAACAGCGTCCCACTGCGATTGCTGCGGAACAACGGCGACGGCACGTTTTCATCGGCCCAGGGTCTGATCCCGCCGCTCGGCACGCCTAACGCGCTCTATTCGGGCCTGTGGATGGACTATGACTCGGACGGCTGGCTGGATTTCGTGGCGCTGATGAACCAGACCACCAGCGCCCTGCTGCACAATGTCTCCGACGGCGCCGGCGGCCGCACGTTTGTCAACGTCGCTCCCGACATCGGCTTCACCAATCTGGGGTCGGCCCCGATGGGCCTGGCGGCCGGCGACTACGACGGCGACGGCGACTTCGACATCGCCCTCAGCAACGCATCGACCGGCTCCTACTACCGCAACGACGGCGGCGTCTTCACGCGACTGGAGCTGGTGACGTCCGTCTGGGGTTGGGGAACCAACTGGATCGACGTGGACAACGATGGCGACGTCGATCTCTACATGGCCGGCAGCTATCCGTTTGTGAATGAAGACCGGCTGTTCCGCAACGATGGCGGCGGCGTGTTTGCCGACATTCACTCGGCGCTCAACACGCAACCCTATGAGAGCCGCTTTTCCGTCCGCGTCGATTTCAATAATGACGGCCGCGACGACGTGCTGGTCAACAACCCCGGCCCGCCGGTGCACTTCGCCAGCGTCTACGAGAACGTCAGCTCGACACCGGGGCATTGGCTGAAGGTGCGGCTTGTGGGCGATGGGCTGCGCGTCAATCCAGAGGCCGCCGGTGCGGTCATCCGGCTCACCGCGGGCGGAGTGGAGCAGGTGCGGCTGGTCGCCGACGGCAGCAGCACCACCGCGACCGAGGACCTGCGGCAGCATTTCGGCCTCGGCGCCGCGACGGCCGTCGACCAGATTGAAGTGCTCTGGCCGCGCTCCGGGCCGCTGGCGTCGCGGACGGAAGTTTTTGAAGGGCCGCTGGCGGCTGATCAGATCATCACGCTCTCGCCGCAGGTCCTCGTGGGCGACATGAACTGCGACGGAGCGGTCAATGTGCTCGACATCAATCCGTTCGTGCTGGCGATCGGCGATGTGGCGGCGTACGCGGCGGCCTATCCGGATTGCGCGCGGGAGAATGCCGACATCGATGATGATGGGCAGGTGAATGTACTGGATATCAACGCGTTCGTGGCGCTGCTGGGCGGGTAA
- the pksN gene encoding Polyketide synthase PksN, giving the protein MSATPVAIVGVGVAMPGALSPGAFWRNIAAGRDMARNIPPGRWILDPRAAIRADGGPDSVPHGRGCYVDDFDLDLTDLDVDPAALRGLDPVYKLALHAGAAAWRDGVTSGVDRTRVGVYLAAIALPTDGSSAWSRRVTMAAAAMPPNRGSADLWPAVALCPNPSRQATGCRSAGSDGQNVVATASPAWNTQVVSLPAALLAAALGLRGGSFTLDAACASSLYALKLAQDELQSGRADVMLAGGVSRPECLYTQMGFHVLQALSRSGVCRPFDAAADGLIVGEGAGVLMLKRLDDALKAGDRIYGVIRGIGLSNDMAGSLLAADSEGQLRAMRAAYEQAGWSPTDVDLIECHGTGTPLGDAVELQSLRTLWPRDGFRTGGCPIGSVKSMVGHLLTAAGAAGLIKVLWAMKAAKLPPSLNYDQSPPGAEPGGSPFRVQTATAEWPRRSEQTPRRAAVSAFGFGGINAHVLIEEFASGEALSAAGPAGGGRATTAEGGRATDAIAIVGMAGRIGAADGALIERVMFERESLSSTTIGELKVPLGRFRLPPAEIPELLPQQLLMLQVAADALQDAGGGPRPDPRAAVLIGIALDPNTSNYHLRWTRPREERDACGPALNAARVLGSLGSVVASRIAREFGLGGPSFAVSAAEASGPRALEIALRALRTGEIDRALVGAVDFAGDVRTRAARAALGAGDAPGDAAFAFVLKRQGDAQRDGDRIHALIDGAGFACGASLTPGDADAIESAIRRACGDAAVDAAELGLIEVDSCDDSTGAAVQRCIAAARSAAPTENQTTAIGRGAARFGGLGAAGGAASLFMAVTALRERRLPGSYDANGWAGAWDQGLFHAPLVPQYWAHDRAAGLRRAGVLSTTIDGGASFVILEESCAIPTAGSLPDAVQSRHATGRRPPQEGGRGARDVAFVFPGSGNHFVGMGREIGCTWPHVVDRLHEESLHAGSQLAPQLAWPRRSDWTAGWEADALRRMEDSTADLIMAQVSYGVVMSDLLRSFGLEPAAVIGYSLGETTGLFALRAWPDRDDMYRRMQRSPLFRSELAGACDAARRTWRLAAGERPDWRVVVVNRGPHEVRRALRGRERAYLLIINADDECVIGGQRTAVDAVVLELGCHAHAIAGASSVHCPIVAEVEAAYRELHLLMTRPPAGVRFYSAARAEAYEVTRESAAESITAQALHGFDFRRIIEQAYADGVRHFVEIGPGASCSRMIAKILAGKPHTARSASGGGENEADAVRRLLRALVEDGVLERFPPAAEPRTAGLVAKSEAPALRVPARSVGPLRPTTDAVKHRLEADTTAYEIHGVASAQLARDVARAGSAQAAAHDAFLRFSQTATATLAESAGLAARLAAAGGGIGTAVAGGGIGAAATRGEATAAAEGAPRPPVFDSDACMEFAVGSIARVLGPRFAPVDSYQKRVRLPDEPLMLVHRIVDLSGEPASLSHGTIATEHDVRDGAWYLDHGRTPVCIAVEAGQADLFLCSYLGIDLAVKGARAYRLLDAQIRFHRELPRPGETIRYDITIDRFVRQGDAWLFFFRFDATIAGVPLLTMRSGCAGFFTDEEIAESRGILLSSAEEAPAAPGPDDSVAAAAMIPIERCAFSATQLDRLRAGDLVGCFGPQFANLDLESPLRIPGGKMRLLHRVVELDPAGGRYRRGVIRGEADIRADDWFLTCHFVDDMVMPGTLMYQCCEHTLRVLLLRMGWVGEEREVGFEPLLETPCALKCRGPVTPKTRVVIYEVHVKRIRCGPEPGVVADAFMYADGLRIVQFTDMSLRMTGATRDSLAALWRQAGERPVPEKSDQEGRVPGETGWKPIPQTKPAVFDRDRILAFAVGKPSDAFGEPYRVFDEQRRIARLPGPPYMLMDRVTEIAAEPWNLKAGGWIEAQYDLPPDAWYFAANRQADIPFCILLEIALQPCGWLAAYLGSALKSDEDLRFRNLGGKAILHQPLGPDAGTLTTRIRITDVSVAGGMIIEKFDFEVRSGGQVAYAGDTYFGFFSDAALAQQVGVRGAAERALSLTAADQRAADRLLLPDEPPLTPAEGTRYAHCPLALPAAALRMVDSVDVSLGGGPRGLGWVRGEKAVDPTEWFFAAHFYQDPVCPGSLGLESFLQLLKVYARRRWPRLEATHCFSTMLEGRPHEWTYRGQVIPRNKKVEVEALITHIEDGPAPFVLADGFLKVDGLHIYEMKDFGIRLKPHEGGTGVSPVTPQRARS; this is encoded by the coding sequence GTGAGCGCCACTCCGGTTGCGATCGTCGGCGTCGGGGTGGCGATGCCCGGCGCGCTCAGCCCCGGCGCCTTCTGGCGGAACATCGCGGCCGGCCGCGACATGGCCCGCAACATCCCGCCGGGACGTTGGATTCTCGATCCGCGTGCGGCGATTCGAGCGGATGGCGGGCCGGACAGCGTGCCGCACGGCCGCGGCTGCTACGTTGACGATTTCGATCTCGACCTGACGGATCTCGATGTCGATCCGGCTGCGCTCCGCGGGCTTGATCCGGTTTACAAGCTGGCGCTCCACGCCGGCGCGGCGGCGTGGCGCGACGGCGTGACCAGCGGCGTCGATCGCACGCGCGTCGGCGTCTACCTCGCCGCGATTGCGCTTCCCACCGATGGTTCGTCCGCCTGGTCGCGGCGTGTGACAATGGCGGCCGCGGCTATGCCGCCAAACAGGGGGAGTGCGGACCTCTGGCCCGCAGTCGCGCTCTGTCCGAACCCGTCGCGCCAAGCGACGGGTTGTCGCTCGGCGGGTTCGGATGGACAAAATGTCGTCGCGACGGCATCGCCCGCGTGGAACACGCAGGTCGTCTCGCTCCCCGCGGCACTGCTCGCGGCCGCGCTCGGCCTTCGCGGCGGCAGCTTCACGCTGGACGCGGCTTGCGCATCCAGCCTCTACGCGCTGAAACTCGCGCAGGACGAGCTTCAGAGCGGCCGGGCCGACGTCATGCTCGCCGGCGGTGTGTCGCGGCCTGAATGCCTCTACACGCAGATGGGCTTTCACGTCCTGCAGGCGCTTTCGCGCAGCGGCGTCTGCCGCCCGTTCGACGCCGCGGCCGACGGACTGATCGTCGGCGAGGGCGCCGGCGTGCTGATGCTCAAGCGGCTCGACGACGCCCTGAAAGCCGGCGATCGCATCTACGGCGTGATCCGCGGAATCGGCCTCTCAAACGACATGGCCGGAAGCCTGCTCGCCGCTGACTCAGAGGGGCAACTGCGGGCGATGCGGGCGGCGTATGAACAGGCGGGCTGGTCGCCGACGGATGTTGATCTGATCGAATGCCACGGCACGGGCACACCGCTGGGCGACGCCGTCGAGTTGCAGAGCCTGCGGACGCTCTGGCCGCGCGACGGCTTTCGCACCGGCGGATGTCCGATTGGCTCGGTGAAGTCGATGGTCGGGCACCTGCTGACGGCGGCCGGCGCCGCGGGCCTGATCAAGGTGCTTTGGGCGATGAAGGCGGCAAAGTTGCCGCCGTCGCTGAATTACGATCAGTCGCCGCCGGGCGCGGAGCCGGGAGGCAGTCCGTTCCGCGTGCAGACGGCGACGGCCGAGTGGCCGCGGCGAAGCGAGCAGACGCCGCGGCGGGCGGCGGTGAGCGCCTTTGGTTTCGGCGGGATCAATGCGCACGTGCTGATTGAGGAGTTTGCGAGTGGCGAAGCGCTGAGCGCCGCCGGTCCGGCCGGGGGCGGCCGGGCTACCACGGCCGAGGGCGGCCGGGCTACAGACGCGATTGCGATCGTCGGGATGGCGGGGCGGATCGGGGCGGCCGATGGCGCGCTGATTGAGCGAGTGATGTTCGAACGCGAGTCGCTCTCATCGACGACGATTGGCGAGCTCAAGGTCCCGTTGGGCCGCTTCCGGCTCCCGCCCGCCGAAATTCCGGAGCTGTTGCCGCAGCAACTGCTGATGCTTCAGGTCGCGGCGGATGCGCTGCAGGACGCCGGCGGGGGGCCGCGGCCTGATCCGCGGGCGGCCGTGCTGATCGGCATCGCGCTGGATCCGAATACATCGAACTATCACCTGCGCTGGACGCGGCCGCGGGAAGAGCGCGACGCGTGCGGGCCGGCCCTGAATGCCGCGCGTGTGCTGGGCTCGCTCGGCAGCGTGGTCGCCAGCCGCATCGCCCGCGAATTCGGCCTGGGCGGGCCGAGTTTTGCCGTTTCGGCGGCGGAGGCGTCGGGGCCGCGGGCGCTGGAGATTGCGCTGCGGGCGCTGCGGACCGGGGAAATTGACCGGGCGCTGGTCGGGGCGGTCGACTTCGCCGGCGACGTGCGGACGCGTGCGGCACGAGCGGCGCTCGGCGCTGGTGACGCACCCGGCGACGCGGCGTTCGCGTTCGTCCTGAAGCGCCAGGGCGATGCGCAGCGCGACGGCGACCGCATTCATGCCCTGATTGACGGCGCCGGGTTCGCGTGCGGCGCCTCACTGACGCCCGGCGACGCGGATGCGATCGAGTCGGCGATTCGCCGGGCGTGCGGTGATGCGGCGGTTGACGCGGCCGAATTGGGATTGATCGAAGTGGATTCGTGCGACGATTCGACCGGCGCCGCGGTGCAGCGCTGCATCGCCGCTGCGCGATCCGCCGCTCCGACCGAAAATCAGACGACTGCAATCGGACGCGGTGCGGCCCGATTCGGCGGGCTGGGAGCGGCCGGCGGCGCCGCGTCGCTCTTCATGGCGGTGACGGCGCTGCGCGAGCGGCGGCTGCCCGGCAGCTACGATGCGAACGGATGGGCCGGCGCGTGGGACCAGGGTCTGTTTCACGCTCCGCTCGTGCCGCAATACTGGGCACACGACCGCGCCGCCGGCCTGCGACGGGCGGGTGTTTTGTCGACCACGATCGACGGGGGCGCCTCATTCGTTATTCTCGAAGAGTCTTGCGCGATTCCCACCGCCGGCAGTCTGCCGGACGCGGTCCAGTCGCGCCACGCGACGGGGCGACGTCCCCCACAGGAAGGCGGGCGAGGCGCCCGCGACGTCGCCTTCGTCTTCCCCGGCTCGGGAAATCACTTCGTCGGCATGGGCCGCGAAATCGGCTGCACCTGGCCGCACGTGGTCGACCGGCTGCACGAAGAGTCGCTGCACGCCGGCTCGCAGCTTGCCCCGCAACTGGCCTGGCCGCGGCGCAGCGACTGGACGGCAGGGTGGGAAGCCGACGCGCTGCGCCGCATGGAAGACAGCACCGCCGATCTCATCATGGCGCAAGTCTCCTACGGCGTCGTGATGAGCGACCTGCTCCGCAGCTTCGGCCTCGAGCCGGCGGCCGTGATCGGATACAGCCTGGGCGAAACGACGGGCCTCTTCGCCCTGCGGGCCTGGCCGGACCGCGACGACATGTACCGGCGAATGCAACGCTCGCCGCTGTTTCGCAGCGAACTGGCCGGCGCGTGCGATGCAGCCCGGCGAACGTGGCGGCTGGCGGCCGGCGAGCGGCCCGATTGGCGCGTCGTGGTCGTGAACCGCGGACCGCACGAGGTGCGGCGGGCGCTGCGCGGCCGCGAGCGCGCCTACCTGCTCATCATCAACGCCGACGATGAATGCGTCATCGGCGGACAGCGCACGGCTGTCGATGCCGTCGTCCTGGAGCTGGGTTGCCATGCGCACGCGATCGCCGGCGCGTCGAGCGTGCATTGTCCGATTGTCGCCGAGGTCGAGGCCGCCTATCGCGAGCTCCACCTGCTGATGACGCGGCCACCCGCGGGCGTGCGTTTCTACAGCGCGGCCCGCGCCGAGGCGTACGAGGTCACGCGTGAGTCGGCGGCCGAGTCGATCACCGCCCAGGCCCTGCACGGCTTCGATTTCCGCCGCATCATCGAGCAAGCGTACGCCGACGGCGTTCGGCATTTCGTCGAGATCGGGCCGGGCGCGTCGTGCTCGCGGATGATCGCCAAGATCCTGGCCGGAAAGCCGCACACCGCTCGTTCGGCGAGCGGCGGCGGCGAGAACGAAGCGGACGCCGTGCGGCGGTTGCTGCGCGCGTTGGTTGAGGACGGCGTGCTGGAGCGGTTTCCGCCGGCCGCCGAGCCGCGCACGGCAGGGTTGGTTGCGAAGAGCGAAGCGCCAGCGCTGCGCGTGCCCGCCCGTAGCGTCGGACCTCTGCGCCCGACGACGGACGCAGTGAAGCACCGGCTGGAAGCCGATACCACAGCTTACGAAATACACGGCGTGGCGAGCGCTCAGCTCGCACGTGATGTCGCGCGGGCCGGCTCAGCCCAGGCCGCCGCGCACGATGCGTTTCTTCGTTTCTCGCAGACGGCGACAGCCACGCTGGCCGAGTCGGCCGGGCTGGCGGCCCGACTCGCGGCAGCCGGCGGTGGAATTGGAACAGCGGTCGCCGGCGGCGGCATCGGCGCCGCGGCCACGCGCGGCGAGGCAACGGCAGCCGCTGAAGGCGCCCCGCGCCCGCCGGTATTCGATTCCGACGCCTGCATGGAGTTCGCCGTCGGCTCGATCGCGCGCGTTCTCGGTCCGCGTTTCGCCCCGGTCGATTCGTACCAGAAGCGAGTCCGCCTGCCGGACGAGCCGCTGATGCTGGTGCATCGCATCGTGGATCTCAGCGGCGAGCCGGCCTCGCTCTCGCACGGAACGATCGCCACCGAGCATGACGTGCGCGACGGCGCGTGGTACCTGGATCACGGCCGCACGCCCGTGTGCATCGCGGTCGAAGCCGGGCAGGCGGACCTGTTCCTCTGCTCCTATCTCGGCATCGACCTGGCGGTAAAGGGCGCGCGGGCCTACCGCCTGCTCGACGCCCAGATTCGCTTCCATCGCGAGCTGCCGCGACCGGGCGAGACGATCCGCTACGACATCACCATCGACCGCTTCGTTCGTCAAGGCGACGCCTGGCTGTTCTTCTTTCGCTTCGACGCCACGATCGCGGGCGTCCCGCTGCTGACCATGCGCAGCGGCTGCGCCGGCTTCTTCACGGACGAGGAAATCGCCGAGTCGCGCGGCATTCTGCTCAGCTCCGCCGAGGAAGCCCCCGCCGCGCCCGGTCCGGACGACAGCGTCGCCGCCGCGGCGATGATCCCCATCGAGCGCTGCGCGTTCAGCGCGACGCAGCTTGATCGCCTCCGCGCCGGCGACCTGGTTGGCTGCTTTGGACCGCAGTTCGCCAACCTGGATCTCGAATCGCCGCTTCGCATCCCCGGCGGGAAGATGCGCCTGCTGCACCGCGTGGTCGAGCTCGATCCCGCCGGCGGGCGCTACCGCCGCGGCGTGATCCGAGGCGAGGCGGACATTCGCGCGGACGACTGGTTTTTGACCTGCCACTTTGTCGACGACATGGTCATGCCCGGCACGCTGATGTACCAGTGCTGCGAGCACACGCTGCGCGTGCTGCTGCTGCGCATGGGCTGGGTGGGAGAGGAGCGCGAGGTCGGGTTTGAGCCGCTGCTGGAGACGCCCTGTGCGCTGAAGTGCCGCGGGCCGGTGACGCCGAAAACGCGCGTCGTGATCTACGAGGTGCACGTCAAGCGCATCCGGTGCGGCCCCGAGCCAGGCGTTGTCGCCGATGCGTTCATGTATGCGGATGGGCTGCGGATCGTGCAGTTCACGGACATGTCGCTGCGGATGACCGGGGCGACGCGCGACTCGCTGGCGGCGCTCTGGCGGCAGGCCGGCGAGCGACCGGTCCCAGAGAAATCGGATCAGGAAGGTCGCGTTCCGGGCGAAACAGGCTGGAAGCCCATACCGCAGACAAAGCCCGCGGTGTTCGACCGCGACCGCATCCTCGCCTTCGCCGTCGGCAAACCGTCCGACGCCTTCGGCGAGCCCTATCGCGTCTTCGATGAGCAGCGCCGCATCGCCCGGCTGCCTGGTCCGCCCTACATGCTGATGGATCGCGTGACCGAGATCGCCGCGGAGCCATGGAACCTGAAAGCCGGCGGCTGGATCGAGGCGCAATACGACCTGCCGCCGGATGCGTGGTATTTCGCCGCCAACCGCCAGGCCGACATTCCCTTCTGCATCCTGCTTGAAATCGCGCTGCAGCCGTGCGGTTGGCTGGCGGCTTATCTCGGCTCGGCGCTCAAGAGCGACGAAGACTTGCGTTTTCGCAATCTTGGTGGGAAGGCCATTCTGCATCAGCCGCTCGGCCCCGACGCCGGCACGCTGACCACGCGCATCCGCATCACCGATGTCTCCGTCGCCGGCGGCATGATCATCGAGAAATTCGATTTCGAAGTGCGAAGCGGCGGACAAGTCGCGTACGCGGGCGACACCTATTTCGGCTTCTTCTCCGATGCGGCCCTGGCCCAGCAGGTCGGCGTTCGCGGCGCGGCGGAGCGGGCGCTGTCGCTCACGGCGGCAGATCAGCGCGCGGCAGACCGGCTGCTGCTCCCGGACGAGCCTCCGTTGACGCCCGCGGAAGGGACGCGCTACGCGCATTGTCCCCTGGCGCTGCCGGCCGCGGCGCTGCGGATGGTGGACTCAGTCGACGTATCGCTCGGCGGCGGACCGCGCGGGCTGGGCTGGGTGCGGGGCGAGAAAGCGGTCGACCCGACGGAGTGGTTCTTTGCCGCGCACTTCTATCAGGACCCCGTCTGTCCCGGCTCACTCGGACTGGAATCGTTCCTCCAGCTCCTGAAGGTCTACGCCCGCCGCCGCTGGCCGCGGCTGGAGGCCACGCATTGCTTTTCGACGATGCTCGAGGGCCGGCCGCACGAATGGACCTATCGCGGACAGGTGATTCCGCGTAACAAGAAGGTCGAAGTCGAAGCGCTCATCACGCACATCGAAGACGGCCCCGCACCGTTCGTGCTCGCCGACGGATTCCTCAAGGTGGATGGGCTCCACATCTATGAAATGAAGGACTTCGGCATCCGGCTCAAGCCGCACGAGGGTGGGACGGGCGTCTCGCCCGTCACGCCGCAACGCGCCCGTTCCTAA